The following is a genomic window from Fusarium verticillioides 7600 chromosome 5, whole genome shotgun sequence.
AGCAACAGATCCAAGACCCACGTGTAACTTGAGTTAGCGCTCGCATGCAGCTGCGCTATTGCTCAGAAGAGTCTAGGCTGGGGTTGAatcttggatcttgattccgcttcatcaagaactgTCTGTGATCAACGAATCCTCCCGTCCGTCAAGAAGCCCGTCCCGCTGACAAAGAGCTGCAACCCAATCGCTTACGGCTCAACCAACCATAGCAGACAGAGTTGTATCCAGTCTGATTCATGCATCACCAAACATGGCTCCCAAAATCAACTCAAAAAACCTGTCTTACGACACCGAAGCTGCAGCACCGCCATTTCTTGCTGCTCTGAgggctcaagctgctggtGCTACAGGCCCCAACCCACTACTCGCTGCACAACGGAGGTCAGCTAAGAAGCGCTCGAGCAGTGAGGAGGCAGAAGATGTGCCGCTTGTCGTAGACGAAGACGGAAACGTTGTGAGTCTTGAAGTGGACAAGGATGGAGTTGTCAAAGACAATGGAGATTACGACGTGGAACCTGCAACAGAGAAAGAAACCGCCAAAGAATCAGAGAGCAAAGCTGCTATTGGAGGAAGGAAACGAAAGGTTGGAAAAGTCATCGGTGAGGCcgctgatgaagccaaggatgaggataaaggagaggacaagaagaaggagaaggatgatgccGAAAAGGAGTCAGCAAAGAATCGCaaaccaaagaagaaggccaaaaAGATTAAGCTGAGCttcgatgaagatgaaggttgaaCACCATGAGTGAACTCAGCAACACCCGTTCTCATCACTCAGCTACCATGAGCATCACTATGATTATGCTCATGTATCCATCTACAGCCGGTACACGATATTATCACGCCACTTTGATACCCAGCATCAACCAGAAGGGAGCCCGCGGTCTCAGGACTGCCGGTAAAAGAATAGATAAAAGCTCGCCAGACATACGGTGGAATACTCGTCGTCTTGCAAAAGGGCACATCTTATTGGCAGTATTGAGTTTCGTAACCGCAACTGCATGTTTCACGCCCGTATCACGAAATGACATCACAATCCAGCTACACCCAGACTATGGAAACCTGGAAAGTCATTTCTGATGTATAAAAGCTCAATTGGATCAAACTGCTATTGTCACAAAACACGACATGCCCAATATagtcaacatcaacttctggaagctAACTTAGTAAATTGACACAGGGAATCAAGGCACCCTAATCTACACAAAACGGCTCCTCTCCCCGGGGGCACCATGTACATCCATCCAGTTTTCCCTTAATGCTACGACCCAATCTCCTCAATGCCTTTCAGCGCAATGTAATGCATTTATTTGTATCGGTACTCGGGCTTGATGTAATCGGCAAAGGTCTTGGGCTCCTCGAACTCAGGagggtggtggtggtggtgatcgtCCTCGGGACCAACGTAATCCATCTTGTAGACGCTGCCGCACTCGGGGCATCGCTCGATGGGGCGCTCGCGGGTGATCTGAAGTCACAAATGTCAGCATTTCACATCCGTCCGTCCGGAATTTCGAGGTCAAGACTCACGCCGAGCCAGTGGACGTTGTGAGAGTCGGCAGGGAAACCAGTGCAGCCGGCGAACTGCTCCTCACCAGCGGATCGGACCATGATGGGATCCTTCATCGTTCCGAGGCGGCTGGCGTCAAGAGGGCGCATGTCGAAGATGTCGACGCCCTCCATCTTACCGAGAATCTCGAGACGCTCGATACCGGTGGACTGCTCGAGATCGGTAGGGACGGTTCCGGGGGCGGCACCAGGACCGAAGAGATCCTCCTCAGTTCGGATCTCTGCACACAGAAGCTTGTCAGCGATTGTCGTACGTCACGTCACGATCCGTCGGCCGAGGTTACGGGGTGCCATTGAGGCAGTCGACGGCGGCATTGTTGGGCAACATACCCTTTAGAGTCTTGTAGGAgccgaccttcttctcggcggtGCCAGCAAGAGCAGCGGCCTGCTCGTTGGGGGTGGCAGG
Proteins encoded in this region:
- a CDS encoding cytochrome c oxidase subunit 5b, which gives rise to MGPPFNFDPNQPIPHKSLDNTSLSPSRVILKARPHCPAQTINRMFLQRSALTAARRVAARPAVARTFTTSFVRRDAARPATPNEQAAALAGTAEKKVGSYKTLKEIRTEEDLFGPGAAPGTVPTDLEQSTGIERLEILGKMEGVDIFDMRPLDASRLGTMKDPIMVRSAGEEQFAGCTGFPADSHNVHWLGITRERPIERCPECGSVYKMDYVGPEDDHHHHHPPEFEEPKTFADYIKPEYRYK